From Bosea sp. NBC_00550, the proteins below share one genomic window:
- a CDS encoding (2Fe-2S)-binding protein gives MKRAARAFTLTVNGTSHRIEGEPDTPLLFFLRNDLAINSPKFGCGLGECGACTVLLDGVAARACAYPVRLAVGREIVTLEGLGTPEKPHPIQQAFIDAQAAQCGYCINGMVMTAKAFLDVKPKPSESEVREALRYNLCRCGTHVEIVRAVMLAAERCWSRDGAGS, from the coding sequence ATGAAAAGGGCTGCGCGCGCCTTCACGCTTACCGTCAACGGCACCTCTCATCGCATCGAGGGCGAGCCTGACACGCCGCTGCTCTTCTTCCTGCGCAACGACCTCGCCATCAACAGTCCGAAATTCGGTTGCGGCCTCGGCGAATGCGGGGCCTGCACCGTGCTGCTCGACGGGGTGGCGGCGCGGGCCTGCGCCTATCCCGTCCGGCTCGCCGTCGGCCGCGAGATCGTGACGCTGGAAGGGCTCGGCACGCCGGAAAAGCCGCATCCGATCCAGCAGGCCTTCATCGATGCGCAGGCGGCCCAGTGCGGCTACTGCATCAACGGCATGGTGATGACGGCCAAGGCCTTCCTCGATGTGAAGCCGAAACCCAGCGAGAGCGAGGTACGCGAAGCGCTGCGCTATAATCTCTGCCGCTGCGGGACGCATGTGGAGATCGTGCGGGCGGTGATGCTGGCCGCCGAACGCTGCTGGAGCCGCGACGGGGCAGGCTCGTGA
- a CDS encoding amidohydrolase family protein, producing the protein MAEQKTATIKADHKLVVRNIGLLLSGDIGNPILQADTVVAIGGKITAVGSFKDLDTDKADSVIDANGTVLLPGLIDSHVHPVAGDWTPRQNQLGWIDSTMHGGVTTMISAGEVHTPGRPRDIVGVKAMAIYAQRCFDAFRPGGVKIHAGAPVIEPGMVEQDFKDLADAGVKLLGEVGLGGVKDGATARQMVAWARKYGIQSTIHTGGPSIPGSGLIGADVVLEADTDVVGHINGGHTALPDKEIRCICEGCKRGLELVHNGNERAALYTLRIAREMGDLQRVILGTDGPAGSGVQPLGVARMVSLLSSLGDVPAEIAFCFATGNTARMRSLDCGLIEVGRSADFVFMDKAQHSAGRNFLDSIQLGDLPGIGMVVIDGIVRSGRSRNTPPAEKIPAVVGH; encoded by the coding sequence ATGGCTGAGCAAAAGACTGCGACGATCAAGGCGGACCACAAGCTGGTGGTCCGGAATATCGGGCTTCTGCTCAGTGGCGACATCGGCAACCCCATTCTGCAGGCCGATACGGTGGTGGCCATCGGCGGGAAGATCACAGCCGTCGGCAGCTTCAAGGATCTGGATACGGACAAGGCCGACAGCGTCATCGATGCCAACGGCACGGTGCTGCTGCCCGGCCTGATCGACAGCCATGTCCACCCCGTCGCGGGCGACTGGACGCCGCGCCAGAACCAGCTCGGCTGGATCGATTCGACCATGCATGGCGGCGTCACCACCATGATCTCGGCGGGCGAGGTGCATACGCCCGGCCGCCCGAGGGATATCGTCGGCGTCAAGGCGATGGCGATCTATGCGCAGCGCTGCTTCGACGCCTTCCGACCGGGCGGCGTGAAGATCCATGCCGGCGCGCCGGTGATCGAGCCCGGCATGGTCGAGCAGGATTTCAAGGATCTGGCCGATGCCGGCGTGAAGCTGCTCGGCGAGGTCGGTCTCGGCGGCGTCAAGGACGGTGCCACGGCCAGGCAGATGGTCGCATGGGCGCGCAAATACGGCATCCAGTCGACGATCCACACCGGCGGCCCTTCGATCCCGGGCTCGGGCCTGATCGGCGCCGATGTGGTGCTGGAGGCCGACACCGATGTCGTCGGCCATATCAATGGCGGGCACACGGCCCTGCCGGACAAGGAAATCCGCTGCATCTGCGAGGGCTGCAAGCGCGGCCTCGAACTCGTCCATAACGGCAATGAGCGCGCCGCGCTCTACACGCTGCGCATCGCCCGCGAGATGGGCGATCTCCAGCGCGTCATCCTCGGCACGGATGGTCCGGCAGGCTCTGGCGTGCAGCCGCTCGGCGTCGCCCGCATGGTCTCGCTGCTCTCCTCGCTCGGCGATGTCCCGGCCGAGATCGCCTTCTGCTTCGCCACCGGCAATACGGCGCGGATGCGCAGCCTCGATTGCGGGCTGATCGAGGTCGGCCGCTCGGCCGATTTCGTCTTCATGGACAAGGCCCAGCACTCGGCCGGCAGGAACTTCCTCGACAGCATCCAGCTCGGCGACCTGCCGGGCATCGGGATGGTGGTGATCGATGGCATCGTCCGCTCCGGGCGCAGCCGCAACACGCCGCCGGCCGAGAAAATCCCCGCCGTCGTCGGGCACTGA
- the fdxA gene encoding ferredoxin FdxA, giving the protein MAFAVTEACIRCKYTDCVAVCPVDCFYEGETMLVINPDECIDCGVCEPECPAEAIVSETADDSARWIALNARLAAQWPNITDKRDAPADADDWKDVPDKLKFLPEALEA; this is encoded by the coding sequence ATGGCTTTCGCCGTGACCGAAGCTTGCATCCGTTGCAAGTACACAGACTGCGTCGCGGTCTGCCCGGTCGATTGCTTCTACGAGGGCGAGACGATGCTCGTCATCAATCCGGACGAGTGCATCGATTGCGGCGTGTGCGAGCCGGAATGTCCGGCAGAGGCGATCGTCTCGGAAACCGCGGATGATTCAGCCCGCTGGATCGCCCTCAATGCCAGGCTCGCCGCGCAATGGCCCAACATCACCGATAAGCGCGACGCGCCCGCCGATGCCGACGACTGGAAGGACGTTCCGGACAAGTTGAAATTTCTCCCGGAAGCCCTCGAGGCGTGA
- a CDS encoding ferredoxin--NADP reductase, with product MSNFYEEQVLSVHHWTDTLFSFTTTRDTSFRFKNGQFTMIGLKVDEKPLLRAYSVASTNYDENLEFFSIKVPDGPLTSRLQDLQVGDPIIVGKKATGTLVLDNLKDGKRLFLLGTGTGLAPFLSLIRDPETYERYETVVLVHGCRQVAELAYGERIQSQLPQDEFLGEMIRQQLIYYPTVTREPFRNRGRITDLLTSGQLFADIDQPDFDADGDRFMLCGSPQMLVDLKATFQERGLHEGNHGEAGDYVIERAFVEK from the coding sequence ATGAGCAATTTCTACGAGGAACAGGTCCTCAGCGTTCATCACTGGACGGATACGCTGTTCAGCTTCACGACCACGCGCGACACCTCGTTCCGCTTCAAGAACGGCCAGTTCACGATGATCGGGCTCAAGGTCGATGAGAAGCCGCTGCTGCGGGCCTACAGCGTCGCCAGCACGAATTACGATGAGAACCTCGAATTCTTCTCCATCAAGGTGCCGGACGGCCCGCTGACCTCGCGGCTGCAGGACCTCCAGGTCGGCGATCCGATCATCGTCGGCAAGAAAGCGACGGGGACGCTCGTCCTGGACAATCTCAAGGACGGCAAGCGGCTGTTCCTGCTCGGCACCGGAACCGGGCTCGCCCCCTTCCTCTCGCTCATCCGCGACCCCGAGACCTATGAGCGCTACGAGACCGTCGTGCTCGTCCATGGCTGCCGCCAGGTCGCCGAGCTTGCCTATGGCGAGCGGATCCAGAGCCAGCTGCCCCAGGACGAGTTCCTCGGCGAGATGATCCGCCAGCAGCTGATCTACTATCCGACGGTGACCCGCGAGCCCTTCCGCAATCGCGGCCGCATCACCGATCTGCTGACCTCGGGCCAGCTCTTCGCCGATATCGACCAGCCGGACTTTGATGCCGACGGTGACCGCTTCATGCTCTGCGGTTCTCCCCAGATGCTGGTCGATCTCAAGGCGACCTTCCAGGAGCGTGGCCTTCACGAAGGCAACCATGGCGAGGCCGGCGACTACGTGATCGAGCGCGCCTTCGTCGAGAAGTAA
- a CDS encoding electron transfer flavoprotein subunit beta/FixA family protein — MKILVPVKRVVDYNVKIRVKADGSGVELANVKMSMNPFDEIAVEEALRLKEAGKATEVVVVSIGPAQAAETIRTGLAMGADRGILVKVDGIVEPLAVAKLLQKLVEQEGPGLVILGKQAIDDDANQTGQMLAALLGWPQGTFASKVELGADNVDVTREVDGGLQTVSLKLPAIVTTDLRLNEPRYASLPNIMKAKKKPLDETTAETLGVDVAPRLKVLKTVEPAGRSAGIKVASAAELVSKLKTAGVI, encoded by the coding sequence ATGAAGATCTTGGTGCCCGTGAAGCGGGTGGTTGATTACAACGTGAAGATCCGCGTGAAGGCGGACGGTTCCGGCGTCGAGCTTGCGAATGTGAAGATGTCGATGAACCCGTTCGACGAGATCGCGGTGGAAGAGGCGCTGCGCCTGAAGGAAGCCGGCAAGGCGACCGAGGTGGTGGTGGTCTCGATCGGTCCGGCGCAGGCAGCCGAGACGATCCGCACCGGTCTCGCGATGGGCGCCGATCGCGGCATCCTGGTGAAGGTCGACGGCATCGTCGAGCCGCTTGCCGTGGCCAAGCTGCTGCAGAAGCTGGTCGAGCAGGAAGGCCCCGGCCTCGTCATCCTCGGCAAGCAGGCGATCGACGACGACGCCAACCAGACCGGCCAGATGCTGGCGGCGCTGCTCGGCTGGCCGCAGGGCACGTTCGCCTCGAAGGTCGAGCTTGGCGCGGACAATGTCGACGTCACCCGCGAGGTCGATGGCGGCCTGCAGACGGTCAGCTTGAAGCTGCCGGCGATCGTCACCACCGACCTGCGCCTGAACGAGCCGCGCTATGCCTCGTTGCCCAACATCATGAAGGCGAAGAAGAAGCCGCTCGACGAGACCACGGCCGAGACCCTCGGTGTCGATGTCGCGCCGCGCTTGAAGGTCCTGAAGACGGTCGAGCCTGCCGGCCGCTCCGCCGGCATCAAGGTGGCCTCGGCCGCCGAACTCGTCTCCAAGCTCAAGACCGCCGGGGTGATCTGA
- a CDS encoding electron transfer flavoprotein subunit alpha/FixB family protein, with product MTTLLIADHDNVSIKDATAKALSAASQLGGPVHILVAGEGAKAAADAAAKLAGVEKVLLADDAAYGHALAEPLAALIVKLADGYDAIVAPSTTTGKNVLPRVAALLDVMQVSDVTKVVSPDTFERPVYAGNAIQTVQSTDAKKLLTIRTASFQAAGEGGAATVETVSAAENPGNSSFKGEEVAKSDRPELASAKIIISGGRALASSENFTKVIEPVADRLGAAMGASRAAVDAGYAPNDWQVGQTGKVVAPELYIAVGISGAIQHLAGMKDSKVIVAINKDEEAPIFQIADYGLVGDLFTILPELDAEL from the coding sequence ATGACCACGCTGCTGATTGCCGATCACGACAACGTCTCGATCAAGGACGCCACCGCCAAGGCACTGAGCGCCGCTTCCCAGCTCGGCGGCCCCGTCCATATCCTCGTCGCCGGTGAGGGCGCCAAAGCCGCCGCCGATGCGGCTGCCAAGCTCGCCGGCGTAGAGAAGGTGCTGCTCGCCGACGACGCGGCTTACGGCCATGCGCTGGCCGAGCCGCTCGCCGCGCTGATCGTCAAGCTCGCCGATGGCTACGACGCGATCGTCGCGCCCTCGACCACCACCGGCAAGAACGTGCTGCCGCGCGTCGCCGCGCTGCTCGACGTGATGCAGGTCTCGGACGTGACCAAGGTGGTCTCCCCCGACACCTTCGAGCGCCCGGTCTATGCCGGCAACGCCATCCAGACGGTGCAGTCCACGGACGCCAAGAAGCTGCTGACCATCCGCACCGCCTCCTTCCAGGCGGCCGGCGAAGGCGGCGCGGCCACGGTCGAGACGGTCTCCGCGGCCGAGAACCCCGGCAACTCGTCCTTCAAGGGCGAGGAGGTCGCCAAGTCCGACCGTCCGGAGCTGGCTTCGGCCAAGATCATCATCTCGGGCGGGCGCGCACTCGCCTCCTCGGAGAACTTCACCAAGGTGATCGAGCCGGTCGCCGACCGGCTCGGCGCCGCGATGGGCGCCTCGCGCGCCGCGGTCGATGCCGGCTACGCCCCCAACGACTGGCAGGTCGGCCAGACCGGCAAGGTCGTGGCCCCCGAACTCTACATCGCGGTCGGCATTTCCGGCGCGATCCAGCATCTCGCCGGCATGAAGGATAGCAAGGTCATCGTCGCCATCAACAAGGACGAGGAGGCCCCGATCTTCCAGATCGCCGATTACGGCCTCGTCGGAGACCTCTTCACTATCCTGCCCGAACTCGACGCAGAGCTATAA
- a CDS encoding YihY/virulence factor BrkB family protein: MALNLASGGGRPDARERRYAAKAQSRSGEGALASAPTDIPPRGWWEILRRTYTEADRDRVRAVAAGVTFYGLLALFPALTAFVSIYGLVNDPASIGGQLAGLGAFLPAGAIEFLADQISRIGNGGSATLGFAFFLSLGLALWSANAGVKALFDALNVAYGEDEKRGFFKLNAISLAFTAGIIAFLLVALGAIAAIPIVLDYVYMGAASEWLISIGRWPLLFVVLVVGLGILYRFGPSRDDAQWKWVSPGALVAAVAWVAGSILFSWYVANFEDYNKTYGTIGAVIGLLTWMWLSATILLVGAELNAEAERQTNRDTTKGPPMPIGMRGADAADRKS, from the coding sequence GTGGCGCTCAACCTGGCCAGCGGCGGCGGCCGCCCGGACGCTCGCGAGCGCCGATATGCCGCCAAGGCGCAATCACGTTCGGGCGAAGGCGCATTGGCTTCGGCGCCAACCGACATCCCGCCTCGCGGCTGGTGGGAAATCCTCCGCCGGACATATACGGAAGCGGATCGAGACAGGGTCCGTGCCGTCGCGGCCGGCGTCACATTCTACGGTCTTCTCGCCCTCTTTCCCGCACTGACCGCGTTCGTCTCGATTTATGGGCTTGTCAACGACCCCGCTTCGATCGGCGGCCAATTGGCAGGGCTGGGCGCCTTTCTTCCGGCCGGTGCGATAGAATTCCTGGCAGATCAGATTTCCCGCATCGGCAACGGTGGGAGCGCAACGCTCGGATTTGCCTTTTTCCTCAGCCTCGGCTTGGCGCTCTGGAGCGCCAATGCCGGCGTCAAAGCGCTGTTCGATGCGCTGAACGTGGCCTATGGCGAAGACGAGAAGCGGGGCTTCTTCAAGCTCAATGCGATTTCGCTCGCCTTCACGGCCGGCATCATCGCGTTCCTGCTGGTCGCGCTGGGTGCCATCGCGGCCATCCCCATCGTGCTGGATTACGTCTACATGGGTGCCGCGAGCGAGTGGCTCATATCGATCGGCCGTTGGCCGTTGCTCTTCGTCGTGCTCGTCGTCGGCCTTGGTATTCTCTACCGCTTCGGGCCAAGTCGAGACGATGCGCAGTGGAAATGGGTGAGCCCCGGCGCCTTGGTCGCAGCGGTTGCCTGGGTGGCCGGGTCGATTCTGTTCTCGTGGTACGTCGCCAATTTCGAGGACTACAACAAGACCTATGGCACCATCGGAGCCGTTATCGGCCTGCTGACCTGGATGTGGCTATCGGCGACCATCCTGCTTGTCGGGGCGGAGCTGAATGCCGAGGCTGAGCGACAGACGAACCGTGACACAACCAAGGGGCCTCCGATGCCCATTGGAATGCGGGGCGCGGACGCTGCCGATCGCAAGAGCTGA
- a CDS encoding cold-shock protein, whose product MATGTVKWFNSTKGFGFIQPDDGGQDVFVHISAVERAGLRELREGQKISYEIVADKRSGKSSAENLKAE is encoded by the coding sequence ATGGCGACAGGCACAGTGAAATGGTTCAACTCGACGAAAGGCTTTGGTTTCATCCAGCCTGACGACGGCGGTCAGGATGTCTTCGTTCATATCAGCGCCGTCGAGCGCGCTGGTCTCCGTGAACTGCGGGAGGGGCAGAAGATTTCCTACGAGATCGTTGCCGACAAGCGTTCCGGGAAGTCTTCGGCGGAAAACCTGAAGGCGGAGTAG
- a CDS encoding L,D-transpeptidase family protein produces MKTDLPRSAYVQLQKLITSLVGSLLAAAILLALPAFALTADEINAVTFADRNTQVEVGPVPFVAKAQILLSRRSISPGVIDGVDGENFRKAVAQFRRQQNLPEGDEIDELAWLSLGGDTIRDVIAEYTLSAKDASYDFADAIPRDYARQAKMKRLSYTSPQEMLGERFHMSEALLNALNPRGSFTEAGTRLLVASARRAPEVGSALRIDAVKSTGMVIVFGAEDRVLASYPATIGSEDNPSPSGEYTVERVARNPNYTYDPEKNFQQGKNTETLVLPPGPNGPVGTVWIALSKPTFGIHGTPEPSKVSKTTSHGCVRLTNWDAEELADLVKPGVAVRFVD; encoded by the coding sequence ATGAAAACCGACCTGCCGCGCAGCGCTTATGTGCAACTGCAGAAGCTGATAACCTCGCTTGTCGGGTCATTACTTGCGGCAGCTATCCTGTTGGCATTGCCTGCGTTTGCCCTGACGGCTGACGAGATCAATGCGGTAACCTTCGCCGACAGGAACACGCAGGTCGAAGTGGGGCCGGTTCCCTTTGTGGCAAAGGCGCAGATCCTGCTCAGCCGCCGCAGCATTTCCCCAGGGGTCATCGATGGTGTCGACGGCGAGAATTTTCGCAAGGCTGTCGCGCAGTTTCGGCGTCAGCAGAATTTGCCCGAAGGCGATGAGATCGACGAACTGGCCTGGCTGAGTCTCGGCGGGGACACGATTCGTGACGTGATCGCCGAATACACGCTGTCGGCGAAGGACGCGTCCTACGATTTTGCCGACGCGATCCCCCGCGACTATGCCAGGCAGGCGAAGATGAAGCGCCTGTCCTATACGAGCCCGCAGGAGATGCTGGGCGAACGTTTCCATATGAGCGAAGCGCTGCTCAACGCCCTGAATCCGCGCGGATCATTCACCGAAGCCGGGACACGTCTCCTGGTGGCATCGGCGCGTCGCGCGCCGGAAGTCGGGTCCGCTCTGCGGATCGACGCGGTCAAGAGCACGGGGATGGTCATTGTCTTCGGGGCGGAAGACAGAGTGCTGGCGAGCTACCCGGCGACCATTGGCAGCGAGGACAACCCCTCTCCATCGGGCGAATACACCGTTGAGCGAGTCGCGAGGAACCCGAATTATACTTACGATCCCGAGAAGAATTTCCAGCAGGGCAAGAACACCGAAACGCTCGTCCTGCCGCCCGGTCCAAATGGTCCCGTCGGGACCGTCTGGATCGCCCTGTCGAAGCCGACATTCGGAATCCATGGCACGCCGGAACCATCCAAGGTCAGCAAGACGACCTCGCATGGCTGCGTAAGGTTGACGAATTGGGATGCTGAAGAGCTGGCCGATCTGGTTAAGCCGGGCGTCGCGGTTCGCTTCGTCGATTGA
- a CDS encoding extensin-like domain-containing protein, with protein sequence MVAPLPPRRPADLAPPAAPEPQKPAENGADKPAAGSACIARFEERGGVSLPIAAENTSGECGIEDPVSFRTVTMPDGSKVEFDSAITVRCAFALDIVDWVRDDLSPAAAAANSKLSRLVGVGGHACRPRNGAAGAPISEHASGNAMDLSGLVLQDNRSVMFNNNRDDGTSALREHVQKSACARFTTVLGPGSDSSHKDHLHLDMRRRKGNFKICQWATE encoded by the coding sequence ATGGTTGCGCCTCTGCCACCGCGACGCCCTGCCGATCTGGCTCCACCCGCCGCGCCGGAGCCGCAAAAGCCCGCCGAAAACGGAGCGGACAAGCCGGCGGCAGGATCGGCTTGCATCGCGCGCTTCGAGGAGCGTGGAGGCGTTTCACTTCCAATTGCTGCGGAGAACACGAGCGGCGAGTGCGGCATCGAGGATCCGGTGAGCTTCCGCACCGTGACAATGCCTGATGGGTCCAAGGTCGAGTTCGACAGCGCGATCACGGTTCGATGCGCCTTCGCGCTCGATATTGTCGACTGGGTGCGCGACGATCTCTCGCCCGCTGCGGCTGCGGCGAATAGCAAGCTCTCCCGCCTCGTTGGTGTCGGCGGTCATGCCTGCCGCCCGCGCAATGGCGCCGCCGGGGCTCCAATCAGCGAACACGCAAGCGGAAACGCAATGGATTTGAGCGGTCTCGTCCTTCAGGACAATCGCAGCGTCATGTTCAACAATAACCGCGACGATGGGACCAGCGCATTACGAGAGCACGTGCAAAAGAGCGCCTGCGCACGCTTCACGACCGTTCTGGGCCCAGGCTCGGACAGCTCTCACAAGGACCATCTTCACCTCGACATGCGTCGCAGGAAGGGCAACTTCAAGATTTGCCAGTGGGCAACGGAATGA
- a CDS encoding siderophore-interacting protein → MKASGIIHNPGRGTFRRLQVLRAWRVTPHMRRVVLTGPELAGFSFYRQGLGPYVKLLVPPLNLKDPGWPRIGESGAIECPVDQRPSVRTYTVRDFDEELQELTIDFVLHGDEGPASRWAAKAEPGDSIALLERGFSHPYGVDRYVFIGDHTALPAIAQSLENLPDDSRGEAVICLGDDEDKQHLRAPPGLSVTWLIGEKTIELPSLMRDLKLASAEPGEYLFLWVGAEARLARFLRSHAKDGLSLPKDQYSILNYWRRGFAEGSFERSG, encoded by the coding sequence ATGAAGGCCTCGGGCATCATCCACAATCCCGGACGCGGGACATTCCGCCGGCTCCAGGTCCTGCGCGCCTGGCGGGTGACACCCCATATGCGGCGGGTCGTCCTAACGGGGCCGGAGCTGGCAGGCTTCTCGTTCTATCGCCAAGGCCTCGGGCCCTATGTGAAGCTCCTTGTTCCCCCGCTGAATCTCAAGGATCCGGGCTGGCCGCGCATCGGAGAAAGCGGGGCGATCGAATGCCCCGTGGATCAGCGGCCATCGGTGCGCACCTACACGGTGAGAGATTTCGACGAGGAGCTGCAGGAACTGACCATCGATTTCGTCCTGCACGGTGACGAGGGCCCGGCCTCGCGCTGGGCGGCCAAAGCCGAGCCCGGTGACAGCATTGCGCTCCTCGAACGCGGCTTCTCCCATCCCTATGGCGTGGATCGCTACGTCTTCATCGGCGATCACACGGCCCTGCCTGCCATCGCCCAAAGCCTGGAGAACCTCCCTGACGACAGCAGGGGTGAAGCCGTCATCTGCCTGGGGGATGACGAGGACAAGCAGCATCTCCGCGCTCCGCCCGGCTTGTCGGTAACCTGGTTGATCGGCGAGAAGACGATCGAACTGCCGTCTTTGATGAGAGATCTGAAGCTGGCGTCTGCCGAGCCCGGTGAATATCTGTTTCTCTGGGTCGGAGCAGAGGCCAGGCTTGCGCGATTCCTTCGCAGCCATGCCAAGGATGGCCTATCTCTGCCCAAGGATCAGTACTCGATCCTCAACTACTGGCGGCGTGGATTTGCCGAGGGTTCGTTTGAGCGCAGTGGCTGA
- a CDS encoding iron ABC transporter permease has protein sequence MIGFIGLAAPNLARFCGARTARQRLIWAPVIGAGLLWSADSIVQLLGLVMRELPTGTATVLLGAPCLLILLMYSRQHVRPPGNEPALRRVPHAGARLFGLAGLLALSLGVALLVGRGPDGWEITPPLVDPHAVLQWRWPRAVGALAAGGLLALAGAALQRLTANPMASPEVLGLTSGAALGFMVQIMLMPAQSAGTGLAGAGTGAALTLAALLLIGSRARGGPERSLLVGVCLATLSSAIATVLLSTGHPALRGLLGWLSGSTAGVAPCAAIAAMLALIGALAVLPMLLRWLAILPLGQATAGAVGVSVGRARAIVLAYCAVVTGAATLLIGPLGFVGLMAPHIARRFGFSASGSQFVGAVLVGASLLVISDWIGRVAIFPWEIPAGLVSAFVGGPYFMWLMQRRGS, from the coding sequence ATGATCGGTTTCATCGGGCTTGCCGCACCGAACCTGGCCCGGTTCTGCGGCGCGCGCACGGCCCGGCAACGCCTCATCTGGGCGCCTGTCATTGGCGCCGGGCTGCTCTGGTCGGCAGACAGCATCGTGCAGCTCCTGGGCCTTGTGATGAGGGAATTACCCACCGGCACCGCCACGGTGCTCCTCGGCGCTCCCTGTCTGCTCATCCTCCTGATGTACAGCCGGCAGCACGTCCGGCCACCGGGCAACGAACCGGCTCTGCGTCGTGTCCCGCACGCCGGCGCCCGGCTTTTCGGCCTGGCCGGATTGCTCGCGCTGTCTTTGGGGGTGGCGCTGCTGGTCGGGCGTGGGCCCGATGGATGGGAGATCACCCCGCCGCTCGTCGATCCGCATGCCGTGCTGCAATGGCGCTGGCCCCGTGCAGTGGGTGCGCTGGCCGCCGGTGGCCTGCTGGCGCTCGCGGGGGCCGCGCTGCAGAGGCTTACCGCCAATCCGATGGCGAGCCCCGAGGTGCTCGGGCTCACCTCCGGCGCCGCACTGGGCTTCATGGTTCAGATCATGCTCATGCCTGCCCAGTCGGCCGGAACCGGCCTTGCCGGAGCGGGCACAGGCGCTGCCCTGACGCTCGCCGCGCTGCTGCTGATCGGATCGCGAGCGCGTGGTGGGCCGGAGCGCAGCCTCCTCGTGGGAGTCTGCCTGGCGACGCTCAGCAGCGCCATCGCCACGGTTCTGCTGTCGACCGGCCATCCGGCGCTGCGTGGCTTGCTCGGTTGGCTGTCGGGATCGACGGCGGGCGTCGCGCCCTGCGCGGCGATTGCGGCCATGCTCGCCCTGATCGGTGCATTGGCGGTGTTGCCGATGTTGCTGCGCTGGCTCGCGATCTTGCCGCTTGGGCAGGCCACCGCGGGGGCGGTCGGCGTGTCCGTCGGGCGAGCCCGCGCGATCGTCCTCGCCTACTGCGCCGTGGTGACAGGGGCAGCGACATTGCTGATCGGGCCGCTCGGCTTTGTCGGGCTGATGGCTCCCCATATCGCGAGGCGCTTCGGCTTCTCGGCTTCGGGAAGCCAATTCGTCGGGGCCGTGCTTGTCGGCGCCTCGCTTCTCGTTATCTCCGACTGGATCGGACGCGTCGCGATCTTCCCATGGGAAATCCCGGCGGGATTGGTCTCGGCGTTCGTAGGCGGGCCCTATTTCATGTGGCTCATGCAGAGGCGCGGTTCATGA